A single region of the Anomaloglossus baeobatrachus isolate aAnoBae1 chromosome 2, aAnoBae1.hap1, whole genome shotgun sequence genome encodes:
- the LOC142290243 gene encoding uroplakin-3b-like: MQSSRTAMWGLAILVLFGVSTVHGQISAINCSPTLAASNLLGRITSSTATFDLCCVSQNPQVLPTDNVVLLVGSSSVINSLNPSTININNPPLYSNFSQSGLYAPVNSLASSLCTPNNLAGTRIGSNILCIQDSSLPFCNGPIPSLGPLSVIALVYRNGTLVAVTNSSAAIDLKNPKDYHSIDTSVKNRSAGMIVITVILPILSALLLVILTTMMFMKCCCCRAFTPSRCQQES, translated from the exons ATGCAGTCCAGTAGAACAGCAATGTGGGGCCTGGCAATACTCGTATTATTTGGTGTCTCCACTGTACATGGCCAGA TTTCTGCAATTAACTGTTCTCCGACCCTGGCTGCATCTAATCTACTTGGCAGAATCACGAGTTCGACGGCCACATTTGACCTTTGCTGTGTTTCTCAGAATCCTCAAGTTTTGCCAACTGACAATGTAGTACTCCTAGTGGGTTCAAGCAGTG TTATCAACAGTCTTAACCCGTCAACCATCAATATAAACAATCCACCATTATACTCCAATTTTTCTCAAAGTGGGTTATATGCTCCTGTAAATTCTCTCGCTAGCTCCCTTTGCACCCCTAACAATCTTGCAGGAACACGAATTGGAAGTAATATTTTATGCATACAAGATTCAAGTTTACCATTTTGCAATGGCCCCATACCTTCACTAGGGCCTCTCAG TGTAATAGCATTAGTTTATCGTAACGGCACACTTGTAGCTGTAACTAATTCATCAGCAGCAATCGATCTAAAGAACC CTAAAGATTATCATTCAATTGACACTTCAGTTAAGAATCGCAGCGCTGGCATGATTGTCATTACTGTCATCCTGCCTATTCTCTCTGCATTGCTCTTGGTCATCCTTACTACTATGATGTTCATGAAATG TTGTTGTTGCCGTGCCTTCACGCCATCAAGATGTCAGCAGGAGTCATAA